A part of Aegilops tauschii subsp. strangulata cultivar AL8/78 chromosome 2, Aet v6.0, whole genome shotgun sequence genomic DNA contains:
- the LOC109732785 gene encoding calmodulin-binding transcription activator 4 isoform X1 has translation MSQSFDINVLLREAKSRWLKPSEVYYILLNHEQLQITHEPPNKPPSGALFLYNRRVNRFFRKDGYAWRRKKDGRTVGEAHERLKVGNIDALSCYYAHGEQNPYFQRRCFWMLEPAYDHIVLVQYREVAEGRYYSTLSNGSAGSLSTLSYPNDIHGKHGSTSDFSEGNESHQSSVTEVSSYSANKEYNHDSGVLLSIPELQQSTVMGIPELDQSSLERSSEFCMVNNNDSTNTSGLNQALKSIAEQLSLGDDDYIYINQARSLDFTTNTEAADVQGNQTNNSLADDEANQIRPEGAHGVGRGISSSWENVLQSDLGLPASSTYQFGAHYQQSSEYQPPGGLDSSNLQLQISAAKRFLLGSEDTIDSPSYNFIPRDEGINGINTLSAHDSSLESCLNPDWQRTTPVTLQSSSYQSNSCGYEISEFFDNGQFEPSSEEDTRLALKQKQQFSIREISPEWAFCYEITKVIITGDFLCDPSNICWAVMFGDTEVPVEIVQPGVLRCHTPLHSAGKLTLCITTGNRKVCSEIKDFEFRAKSTASSFTDFAPSSMKSTEELSLIAKFARILLCDNRSSAASGDDPQPGQSPKLKMNEDNWQRLINELDVGCENPLSRVDWIMEELLKSKLQQWLSLRLQGDDGTCSLSKNEQGIIHLISALGYDWALYSVLGAGVGINLRDSNGWTALHWAAYYGREKMVAALLAAGASAPAVTDPTAQDPVGKSAAFLASERGHVGLAGYLSEVALTSYLASLTIEESGISEGLAAIEAERAVESISQRSAQLHGGTEDELSLKDSLAAVRNAAQAAARIQNAFRAFSFRRRQHKDARLKDEYGMTQEDIDELAAASRLYYQHHVSNGQFCDKAAVSIQKKYRGWKGRKNFLQMRRNVVKIQAHVRGHQVRKKYKTFVSTVSVLEKVILRWRRKGHGLRGFRAEQSVMIEAEEGEEEDDDEFDDDEAVKIFRRQKVDESVKESVSRVLSMVDSPEARMQYRRMLEEFRQATAELGASDKATSSILDNDLLVEIDKFTC, from the exons ATGAGCCAGA GTTTCGACATCAACGTGCTTCTCAGAGAAGCAAAGAGCAGGTGGTTAAAGCCTTCTGAAGTCTACTATATCTTGTTGAATCATGAGCAGCTCCAGATCACCCACGAGCCACCAAATAAGCCACCCA GTGGTGCACTATTCCTTTACAATCGCCGTGTGAATCGGTTTTTCCGGAAAGATGGTTATGCATGGCGAAGGAAGAAAGACGGAAGAACTGTCGGGGAGGCTCACGAGCGATTGAAG GTTGGAAATATCGATGCTCTGAGTTGCTACTATGCTCACGGAGAGCAAAATCCATATTTTCAGAGACGATGTTTCTGGATGCTGGAACC TGCATACGACCACATTGTGCTGGTACAATATAGAGAAGTAGCCGAG GGACGATATTATTCAACATTGTCAAATGGATCAGCGGGATCTCTTTCAACCTTGAGTTATCCAAATGACATACATGGAAAGCACGGCTCCACATCAGACTTTAGCGAGGGCAATGAATCCCACCAGAGTTCTGTAACTGAAGTAAGTTCTTATTCTGCAAACAAAGAGTACAACCATGACAGTGGCGTTCTACTAAGCATACCGGAGCTTCAGCAATCAACTGTAATGGGGATACCAGAGCTTGACCAGAGTAGTCTGGAACGAAGTTCCGAATTTTGCATGGTAAATAATAATGACTCTACAAATACATCTGGGCTCAACCAAGCTTTGAAGAGCATTGCTGAGCAGTTAAGTTTGGGTGATGATGACTACATTTACATAAATCAAGCGCGTTCTTTGGACTTCACTACAAATACTGAGGCTGCAGATGTACAGGGAAATCAGACAAACAACAGTCTAG CTGACGATGAAGCAAATCAAATTCGACCAGAAGGAGCTCATGGTGTTGGCAGGGGGATATCATCATCATGGGAAAATGTTCTGCAGTCCGATTTAGGTTTGCCAGCTTCATCTACATACCAG TTTGGTGCCCACTATCAGCAAAGTTCGGAATATCAACCACCAGGAGGCCTAGACAGCAGTAATTTGCAGCTGCAAATTTCTGCCGCTAAAAGATTTCTTTTGGGATCAGAAGACACTATCGACTCACCATCTTATAACTTCATACCAAGAGATGAAGGAATCAATGGCATTAATACTCTTTCAGCTCATGACAGTAGTCTTGAAAGCTGTCTGAACCCGGATTGGCAAAGAACAACACCTGTAACACTTCAAAGCAGTTCGTACCAAAGCAATTCATGTGGCTATGAAATATCAGAGTTCTTCGACAATGGTCAGTTTGAACCGTCCTCCGAAGAAGATACAAGATTAGCCTTGAAACAGAAGCAACAGTTTAGCATTCGTGAGATCTCTCCAGAATGGGCATTCTGCTATGAGATCACCAAG GTCATCATTACTGGAGATTTCTTGTGTGACCCGTCGAATATATGCTGGGCAGTAATGTTCGGTGACACTGAGGTGCCTGTTGAAATTGTTCAGCCAGGTGTTCTCCGCTGCCACACGCCACTACACAGTGCCGGAAAGCTCACACTCTGTATTACCACTGGAAATAGAAAAGTTTGCAGTGAAATCAAGGACTTTGAGTTCCGTGCAAAGTCAACGGCTTCTAGTTTCACAGATTTCGCACCATCATCTATGAAGTCTACTGAAGAGTTGTCACTTATTGCCAAGTTTGCAAGAATACTTTTGTGTGACAACAGATCCTCTGCAGCTTCGGGTGATGATCCTCAGCCTGGACAGAGTCCAAAACTTAAAATGAATGAGGATAACTGGCAGCGGTTGATTAACGAACTTGATGTAGGATGTGAAAATCCACTAAGCAGGGTTGATTGGATCATGGAGGAATTGCTGAAAAGTAAATTACAACAGTGGTTATCATTGAGGCTCCAAGGAGATGATGGAACATGTTCTCTGTCCAAAAATGAGCAAGGTATCATACACTTAATCTCTGCGCTGGGCTATGACTGGGCACTGTATTCAGTTCTCGGTGCTGGCGTTGGCATAAATTTACGTGATTCGAATGGATGGACTGCACTTCATTGGGCTGCTTATTATGGAAG GGAAAAGATGGTTGCTGCACTTCTTGCTGCTGGTGCTTCAGCTCCAGCAGTCACCGATCCCACTGCACAAGATCCAGTGGGCAAATCAGCAGCTTTCCTGGCTTCTGAGCGAGGACATGTGGGCCTTGCCGGCTATCTTTCAGAAGTGGCGTTAACTAGCTATCTTGCATCGCTGACTATAGAAGAGAGTGGTATTTCAGAAGGATTAGCTGCAATTGAAGCAGAGCGAGCAGTAGAGAGCATATCTCAGAGGAGTGCCCAACTTCATGGGGGCACAGAAGATGAACTCTCACTGAAAGACTCTTTGGCGGCCGTGAGAAATGCAGCTCAAGCAGCGGCTCGAATTCAGAATGCCTTCCGTGCCTTTTCTTTCAGGAGGAGACAACACAAGGACGCTCGACTTAAGGATGAATATGGGATGACACAAGAAGATATAGATGAACTTGCAGCTGCATCAAGGTTATACTACCAACATCATGTTTCGAACGGTCAGTTTTGTGATAAAGCAGCTGTTTCAATTCAGAAGAAATACAGAGGTTGGAAAGGGCGCAAGAATTTTCTCCAGATGCGCAGAAATGTAGTTAAAATACAG GCTCATGTAAGAGGTCACCAAGTGAGAAAGAAGTACAAGACATTTGTAAGCACTGTTAGTGTGCTAGAGAAAGTAATACTAAGGTGGCGCCGGAAAGGACATGGCCTACGTGGCTTCCGAGCCGAACAATCAGTGATGATTGAagcagaagagggagaggaggaagacgatgatGAGTTCGATGATGATGAAGCAGTCAAGATCTTCCGTCGGCAGAAGGTTGATGAATCTGTGAAGGAGTCTGTGTCAAGAGTGTTGTCCATGGTGGACTCTCCTGAAGCAAGGATGCAGTATCGTCGAATGCTCGAGGAATTTCGCCAGGCGACT GCTGAATTGGGTGCATCTGATAAGGCAACATCATCGATACTTGACAACGACTTACTGGTAGAAATCGACAAGTTCACATGCTGA
- the LOC109732785 gene encoding calmodulin-binding transcription activator 4 isoform X2 has protein sequence MGIPELDQSSLERSSEFCMVNNNDSTNTSGLNQALKSIAEQLSLGDDDYIYINQARSLDFTTNTEAADVQGNQTNNSLADDEANQIRPEGAHGVGRGISSSWENVLQSDLGLPASSTYQFGAHYQQSSEYQPPGGLDSSNLQLQISAAKRFLLGSEDTIDSPSYNFIPRDEGINGINTLSAHDSSLESCLNPDWQRTTPVTLQSSSYQSNSCGYEISEFFDNGQFEPSSEEDTRLALKQKQQFSIREISPEWAFCYEITKVIITGDFLCDPSNICWAVMFGDTEVPVEIVQPGVLRCHTPLHSAGKLTLCITTGNRKVCSEIKDFEFRAKSTASSFTDFAPSSMKSTEELSLIAKFARILLCDNRSSAASGDDPQPGQSPKLKMNEDNWQRLINELDVGCENPLSRVDWIMEELLKSKLQQWLSLRLQGDDGTCSLSKNEQGIIHLISALGYDWALYSVLGAGVGINLRDSNGWTALHWAAYYGREKMVAALLAAGASAPAVTDPTAQDPVGKSAAFLASERGHVGLAGYLSEVALTSYLASLTIEESGISEGLAAIEAERAVESISQRSAQLHGGTEDELSLKDSLAAVRNAAQAAARIQNAFRAFSFRRRQHKDARLKDEYGMTQEDIDELAAASRLYYQHHVSNGQFCDKAAVSIQKKYRGWKGRKNFLQMRRNVVKIQAHVRGHQVRKKYKTFVSTVSVLEKVILRWRRKGHGLRGFRAEQSVMIEAEEGEEEDDDEFDDDEAVKIFRRQKVDESVKESVSRVLSMVDSPEARMQYRRMLEEFRQATAELGASDKATSSILDNDLLVEIDKFTC, from the exons ATGGGGATACCAGAGCTTGACCAGAGTAGTCTGGAACGAAGTTCCGAATTTTGCATGGTAAATAATAATGACTCTACAAATACATCTGGGCTCAACCAAGCTTTGAAGAGCATTGCTGAGCAGTTAAGTTTGGGTGATGATGACTACATTTACATAAATCAAGCGCGTTCTTTGGACTTCACTACAAATACTGAGGCTGCAGATGTACAGGGAAATCAGACAAACAACAGTCTAG CTGACGATGAAGCAAATCAAATTCGACCAGAAGGAGCTCATGGTGTTGGCAGGGGGATATCATCATCATGGGAAAATGTTCTGCAGTCCGATTTAGGTTTGCCAGCTTCATCTACATACCAG TTTGGTGCCCACTATCAGCAAAGTTCGGAATATCAACCACCAGGAGGCCTAGACAGCAGTAATTTGCAGCTGCAAATTTCTGCCGCTAAAAGATTTCTTTTGGGATCAGAAGACACTATCGACTCACCATCTTATAACTTCATACCAAGAGATGAAGGAATCAATGGCATTAATACTCTTTCAGCTCATGACAGTAGTCTTGAAAGCTGTCTGAACCCGGATTGGCAAAGAACAACACCTGTAACACTTCAAAGCAGTTCGTACCAAAGCAATTCATGTGGCTATGAAATATCAGAGTTCTTCGACAATGGTCAGTTTGAACCGTCCTCCGAAGAAGATACAAGATTAGCCTTGAAACAGAAGCAACAGTTTAGCATTCGTGAGATCTCTCCAGAATGGGCATTCTGCTATGAGATCACCAAG GTCATCATTACTGGAGATTTCTTGTGTGACCCGTCGAATATATGCTGGGCAGTAATGTTCGGTGACACTGAGGTGCCTGTTGAAATTGTTCAGCCAGGTGTTCTCCGCTGCCACACGCCACTACACAGTGCCGGAAAGCTCACACTCTGTATTACCACTGGAAATAGAAAAGTTTGCAGTGAAATCAAGGACTTTGAGTTCCGTGCAAAGTCAACGGCTTCTAGTTTCACAGATTTCGCACCATCATCTATGAAGTCTACTGAAGAGTTGTCACTTATTGCCAAGTTTGCAAGAATACTTTTGTGTGACAACAGATCCTCTGCAGCTTCGGGTGATGATCCTCAGCCTGGACAGAGTCCAAAACTTAAAATGAATGAGGATAACTGGCAGCGGTTGATTAACGAACTTGATGTAGGATGTGAAAATCCACTAAGCAGGGTTGATTGGATCATGGAGGAATTGCTGAAAAGTAAATTACAACAGTGGTTATCATTGAGGCTCCAAGGAGATGATGGAACATGTTCTCTGTCCAAAAATGAGCAAGGTATCATACACTTAATCTCTGCGCTGGGCTATGACTGGGCACTGTATTCAGTTCTCGGTGCTGGCGTTGGCATAAATTTACGTGATTCGAATGGATGGACTGCACTTCATTGGGCTGCTTATTATGGAAG GGAAAAGATGGTTGCTGCACTTCTTGCTGCTGGTGCTTCAGCTCCAGCAGTCACCGATCCCACTGCACAAGATCCAGTGGGCAAATCAGCAGCTTTCCTGGCTTCTGAGCGAGGACATGTGGGCCTTGCCGGCTATCTTTCAGAAGTGGCGTTAACTAGCTATCTTGCATCGCTGACTATAGAAGAGAGTGGTATTTCAGAAGGATTAGCTGCAATTGAAGCAGAGCGAGCAGTAGAGAGCATATCTCAGAGGAGTGCCCAACTTCATGGGGGCACAGAAGATGAACTCTCACTGAAAGACTCTTTGGCGGCCGTGAGAAATGCAGCTCAAGCAGCGGCTCGAATTCAGAATGCCTTCCGTGCCTTTTCTTTCAGGAGGAGACAACACAAGGACGCTCGACTTAAGGATGAATATGGGATGACACAAGAAGATATAGATGAACTTGCAGCTGCATCAAGGTTATACTACCAACATCATGTTTCGAACGGTCAGTTTTGTGATAAAGCAGCTGTTTCAATTCAGAAGAAATACAGAGGTTGGAAAGGGCGCAAGAATTTTCTCCAGATGCGCAGAAATGTAGTTAAAATACAG GCTCATGTAAGAGGTCACCAAGTGAGAAAGAAGTACAAGACATTTGTAAGCACTGTTAGTGTGCTAGAGAAAGTAATACTAAGGTGGCGCCGGAAAGGACATGGCCTACGTGGCTTCCGAGCCGAACAATCAGTGATGATTGAagcagaagagggagaggaggaagacgatgatGAGTTCGATGATGATGAAGCAGTCAAGATCTTCCGTCGGCAGAAGGTTGATGAATCTGTGAAGGAGTCTGTGTCAAGAGTGTTGTCCATGGTGGACTCTCCTGAAGCAAGGATGCAGTATCGTCGAATGCTCGAGGAATTTCGCCAGGCGACT GCTGAATTGGGTGCATCTGATAAGGCAACATCATCGATACTTGACAACGACTTACTGGTAGAAATCGACAAGTTCACATGCTGA
- the LOC109732784 gene encoding mediator of RNA polymerase II transcription subunit 30, with product MASVAARRRQELAAEGQRHLEETIASAFQILSSMNDELCNPALWSSSAAATAASAASQHPHHQNAAPPPPHSADSDADAMGGAAGGSGGSLDEARHRYKIAVAALRASIAAVSPSTQEMGPTESKGDQAEIERLEEHASSLRKEIESRNKQLKLLIDQLRDLISDISMWQSPCSV from the exons ATGGCCTCAGTCGCAGCTCGGCGGAGGCAGGAGCTGGCGGCGGAGGGCCAGCGGCACCTCGAGGAGACGATCGCCTCCGCTTTCCAGATCCTTTCCTCCATGAACGACGAGCTCTGCAACCCCGCGCTCTGGTCCTCCTCCGCCGCAGCCACCGCCGCTTCCGCCGCCTCCCAGCATCCCCACCACCAAAACGCAGCTCCCCCGCCACCTCACTCCGCCGACTCCGACGCTGATGCCATGGGGGGAGCCGCGGGGGGCTCTGGCGGTTCGCTCGACGAGGCGAGGCACCGGTACAAGATCGCCGTGGCGGCTTTGCGCGCGTCCATTGCCGCGGTGTCGCCCTCTACTCAG GAGATGGGGCCAACAGAATCCAAAGGTGATCAAGCCGAGATTGAGAGATTGGAAGAGCATGCATCTTCTTTGAGAAAG GAAATTGAAAGCAGAAACAAACAGCTGAAACTCCTCATCGATCAACTCCGTGATCTAATATCAGATATATCAATGTGGCAAAGCCCTTGCTCAGTGTGA